TGCGCAGGCCTTGGTAAACCCACAGCGCCTCGAGCAGATCATGCTCAGGGCCCAGCTCAACATCCTGTGGCGTACTTTGGCGGTTCGGCAGTCGCGCTGCCGTCCACTCATGCAGCACCGGCAACACGGTCCCCGGTCCGCGCTCGCGTAACAAACGTCGCGCTTGGTCGCGAGCGCGAGTCAACCGTTTGTACTTGTGCCCGTTGAAGCAGAAGGAATTCTGAAAGACACCGCTTTGGGCCAATTTGGGTTGGCCGTCGCGAGATGGACTTTCGCCCGGTTGCCGTAGGCGGTCGGTAACTGCCGGTTGTGTTGAATCGCCAAGTCGAAGTATTGGGTCGTCCGACGATTCCTTCCCTGGTTCATGTAAACCACTGCCAAGTTGTTGTAGGCCGGCGCATGTTCCGGATTGAGCCGTATTGCTTGTTCAGCCGCCTCGATCGCTTCACCATACATCCCCCGTTCGCAGAATGAACCGGCGCGCAGGGACCATGCATCGGCGGCTTCAGAATCCCGCTCCAGCGCCGCGGTACAGTCGGCCAATAGACCATCGTGATTCCCGGCAGCGCGATGGAAGCGGGCTCGGTCGAGATAGAGGCTGACGTCCTCAGGAGCTAACTTGATCGCGCGTCCCAGGTCTTGAATCGCCTGCTCGAGCTGTCGCATGTGAAAGCATGCCAGCGCGCGATACTTGAAACCCTCTACGCTATCGGAGTTCAATTCAATCGCCCGGTTGAATTCGATAATCGCGTCATCGTGTATTCCCGAGTTGATCAGCGTCTTTCCTTGCGTCAACGCTTCCTCTTCCGTGGCAGCCGTGCTTCGCGGGGCGTCGTCGCTGTAACCGGCCAATGGCAGCATCACAGCCGCCCAAACGGCGAATAGTAATAGCGCAAAGGGACGCGCCGCGCTGCAGCGGATTACAATCCGGGGCCGCCACGGTCTGGCGGCGGCGGCTGGCCCCGTCATACCATAATCAACATCCCCGCGTCTCATACGGTTCAGTTTACCTCCCTTGCGGGTCGGGGAAACACAACGCACTCATTCGGATGTGGCCGTCCCGATGACAAGCGACGGAATACGTTCTCAAATGCGCTAGGTGTTGTGGAAGGCCCCGTTGTTACCATATCGAGTGGCAACTTGCTAACGCCGGGCGAACTTCGGTTTTATAAGAAAGGGCTCCTCCAGACACCGCTGTAGTTACGGTCGCCCTCAACGTTTTTGCTTCCACGACGGTGGCCGGAATTGTAAAACGCCACCCAATGCAATTCTTATCGGTGATAAGTATTTGGTTTCCTACGAAACATCTAGACTCGCCGATGGGGAGCGGCTCTGGTCGACTTTCCAGCCATCAACGGGCAAGCGTCCAGCGCTCTGAGCCGCCAATGTGTTTACTGTTCGCCAAGAAGATCGGTTCTTCCTTGCCAATGACCGGGGCGAGTTGATCATGGCGCGGATGGATCCCACCGGGTATCAGGAAATCTGTCGAGCCAAACTGTTTGAACCCACCCATTAAGTCGCCGGCAGGACGTTGGTCTGGTCGCATCTGGCGTTCGCAAATCGCAGTGTTTATCTGCGGAACGATCGCGATATTCGCTGCTACGATCTGGCAAAATAGTAGGCTGCCCGTATTCTTCACACTGTAGACTGACAGACTTGAAAAGGATATTTTAATTGTGCAACGACGGATGAAATTGTATAAGGATGGATGAACCGTGAGTGCACGATGCGATTTGGTAAGCTACTTGGACCAGCGGCCCGCTGATCCGCGTAAATCTATTAACCAGTCGGTCGCGTTAGCTGACCGTAGAGCAGACTCGCCAATACGCGACAGCGAGGAAATCAAAAAGGAACATGACATGAGAATGATCTCGTTCGCCTTGGTGGGAATCCTTATGGTCACAGGGATGACATCCTGCCAAAGACAGCAGAGCGACTCCCAAACCGGCGCAGCGCCAGAGTTGAAACCCATCCCCGACAAGCTGGTGGTCCTAACGTTTGATGACCGGGCGAAAAGCTGGCGCACGTTTGTCGGCCCACTACTGCAAGAGTATGGTTTTGGCGCCACGTTTTATGTGACCAACACGAACGCCGACTGGTTCGGATATCATGAAGACCCGAAATATTGGATTTCATGGGAAGAACTGCGCGAACTGAATGAAATGGGTTTTGAACTGGGGAATCATTCCGAGACTCATGCTCACTTTACGTCCTTATCCGTCGACGAGATCGTGGCCCAGGAACTCGAGCCGATAGAAATCGCGTTCAAAAAGGAAGGGCTTCCCCAGCCAGTCAGCTGCGCCTATCCGGCTGGCAGTCATGACATCAGATGCGTAAAGGCCTTGGAACGCAAGGGTTATCTTTTTGGTCGCCGAGCTTTTTCTCCCGAGTATCCCGGTTCTCTCGAGGACTACATCGGCCCGGTCTACGACCCGCTGGAGGACCATCCCTACCTGATTCCGGCCGCGTTTGTGTGGGGTTCGGCCTTTGATGAGAATTCCACCAGCGCCAAAGAGATCTACGGACACGGGTCCCAACAAGGGGCGACAGTGGAAGATTTTGCAAGTGCGGTCGATCGGGCCAAGGATGGGAAAATTGCCGTGGTGGTTTTCCACGGCGTACCGGACTATTACGCCCACGCCTCGACCGCTCCCGAAGATTTCACGCGCTGCATGGACTATCTG
This genomic window from Pirellulaceae bacterium contains:
- a CDS encoding polysaccharide deacetylase family protein gives rise to the protein MRMISFALVGILMVTGMTSCQRQQSDSQTGAAPELKPIPDKLVVLTFDDRAKSWRTFVGPLLQEYGFGATFYVTNTNADWFGYHEDPKYWISWEELRELNEMGFELGNHSETHAHFTSLSVDEIVAQELEPIEIAFKKEGLPQPVSCAYPAGSHDIRCVKALERKGYLFGRRAFSPEYPGSLEDYIGPVYDPLEDHPYLIPAAFVWGSAFDENSTSAKEIYGHGSQQGATVEDFASAVDRAKDGKIAVVVFHGVPDYYAHASTAPEDFTRCMDYLRDGGFKVIALRDLVDYVDPARKPADPYAPIQRRIERMAAAEQE
- a CDS encoding tetratricopeptide repeat protein; the protein is MRRGDVDYGMTGPAAAARPWRPRIVIRCSAARPFALLLFAVWAAVMLPLAGYSDDAPRSTAATEEEALTQGKTLINSGIHDDAIIEFNRAIELNSDSVEGFKYRALACFHMRQLEQAIQDLGRAIKLAPEDVSLYLDRARFHRAAGNHDGLLADCTAALERDSEAADAWSLRAGSFCERGMYGEAIEAAEQAIRLNPEHAPAYNNLAVVYMNQGRNRRTTQYFDLAIQHNRQLPTAYGNRAKVHLATANPNWPKAVSFRIPSASTGTSTNG